In Streptococcus dysgalactiae subsp. dysgalactiae, the following are encoded in one genomic region:
- a CDS encoding thymidine kinase, which produces MAQLYYKYGTMNSGKTIEILKVAHNYEEQGKPVVIMTSALDTRDGFGVVSSRIGMRREAVPISSDMDVFNFIDQLEEKPYCVLIDESQFLSKQNVYDLARVVDELNVPVMAFGLKNDFQNELFEGSKYLLLLADKIDEIKTICQYCSKKATMVLRTENGKPVYEGAQIQIGGNETYIPVCRKHYFHPPVSTEQSVMTEKK; this is translated from the coding sequence TTGGCTCAATTATACTATAAATATGGGACAATGAATTCAGGCAAGACTATTGAAATCTTGAAAGTAGCACATAATTATGAAGAACAAGGAAAACCTGTTGTCATTATGACAAGTGCTCTTGATACGCGTGATGGTTTTGGCGTCGTTTCAAGTCGTATCGGCATGCGACGAGAAGCAGTTCCTATTTCTAGTGATATGGATGTTTTTAACTTTATTGATCAATTGGAGGAAAAACCTTATTGTGTCTTGATTGACGAAAGCCAATTTTTAAGCAAGCAAAATGTTTATGATTTGGCGCGTGTGGTGGATGAGTTAAATGTTCCTGTCATGGCTTTTGGGTTAAAAAATGATTTTCAAAATGAACTGTTTGAAGGGTCAAAATACCTTTTGCTTCTGGCCGATAAGATTGATGAAATCAAAACGATCTGCCAATATTGTAGCAAGAAAGCCACGATGGTTTTACGAACTGAGAATGGAAAACCGGTATATGAGGGAGCTCAGATACAAATCGGAGGGAATGAAACCTATATTCCAGTTTGCCGTAAGCATTATTTTCACCCACCCGTTAGCACCGAACAGTCAGTCATGACTGAGAAAAAGTAA
- a CDS encoding xanthine phosphoribosyltransferase: MQLLEKRILTDGNILGENILKVDNFLTHQVDCRLMKAIGKVFAQKYAEAGITKVVTIEASGIAPAVYAAEAMDVPMIFAKKHKNITMTEGILTAEVYSFTKQVTSTVSIAGKFLSKEDKVLIIDDFLANGQAAKGLIEIIGQAGAQVVGVGIVIEKSFQDGRRLIEDMGIEVTSLARIKNFENGNLNFLEADA, encoded by the coding sequence ATGCAGTTACTTGAGAAACGCATCTTAACAGATGGCAATATTCTAGGAGAGAATATTTTAAAGGTAGATAATTTTTTAACCCACCAAGTTGATTGTCGATTGATGAAAGCGATCGGCAAGGTATTTGCTCAAAAATATGCTGAGGCAGGAATTACAAAAGTGGTTACAATCGAAGCTTCAGGTATTGCACCAGCCGTCTACGCTGCAGAAGCAATGGATGTTCCTATGATTTTTGCGAAAAAACATAAAAACATTACCATGACAGAGGGGATCTTAACAGCAGAAGTTTATTCTTTCACTAAACAAGTGACGAGCACGGTGTCTATCGCTGGTAAATTTCTATCTAAAGAAGATAAGGTTTTGATTATTGATGACTTTTTAGCCAATGGTCAGGCAGCAAAAGGTTTGATTGAGATTATTGGTCAAGCAGGGGCACAAGTCGTCGGCGTTGGTATTGTGATTGAGAAATCTTTCCAAGATGGCCGTCGATTGATTGAAGATATGGGCATTGAAGTGACCTCATTAGCACGTATTAAAAACTTTGAAAATGGGAACTTAAACTTCTTGGAGGCTGACGCATAA
- a CDS encoding lysozyme family protein — protein sequence MFKFIKRVCALLIFLLIFYQVLVIRHNVHRVLAYKPMVEKTLAENDTKANVDLVLAMIYTETKGGEADVMQSSESSSGKKDSITDSQSSIEHGVSLLSHNLSLAEEAGVDSWTAVQAYNFGTAYIDYVADHGGQNTIPLATTYSKTVVAPSLGNTSGQTYFYYHPLALISGGKLYKNGGNIYYSREVHFNLYLIELMSLF from the coding sequence ATGTTTAAATTCATTAAGCGTGTCTGCGCTCTGCTCATTTTTTTGCTTATTTTCTATCAAGTGCTTGTTATTCGACACAATGTCCATCGTGTCTTGGCTTACAAGCCGATGGTTGAAAAGACCTTAGCAGAAAATGATACGAAGGCAAATGTAGACTTAGTCTTAGCCATGATATACACAGAGACAAAAGGTGGCGAAGCAGATGTCATGCAGTCCAGTGAAAGTAGCTCTGGAAAGAAAGACTCCATTACAGACAGTCAATCTAGCATTGAGCATGGGGTGAGTTTGCTTTCTCATAATTTGTCTCTAGCTGAAGAAGCAGGGGTTGATTCTTGGACAGCAGTTCAAGCCTATAACTTTGGAACAGCTTATATTGACTATGTTGCTGATCATGGTGGGCAAAATACTATTCCTTTAGCCACAACTTATTCTAAGACAGTAGTTGCTCCGAGTCTAGGAAACACTAGCGGCCAAACTTATTTTTACTACCACCCTCTAGCTTTGATTTCTGGAGGCAAGCTTTATAAAAATGGTGGTAATATCTATTATTCACGAGAAGTTCATTTCAATCTCTATTTAATTGAATTAATGAGCCTTTTCTAG
- the prfA gene encoding peptide chain release factor 1 yields MNIYDQLQAVEDRYEELGELLSDPEVVSDTKRFMALSKEEASTRDTVTTYREYKQVIQAIADAEEMIKDASGDPELEEMAKEELKESKAAKEDYEEKLKILLLPKDPNDDKNIILEIRGAAGGDEAALFAGDLLTMYQKFAESQGWRFEVMEASYNGVGGIKEVVAMVSGQSVYSKLKYESGAHRVQRVPVTESQGRVHTSTATVLIMPEVEEVEYDIDPKDLRVDIYHASGAGGQNVNKVATAVRIVHLPTNIKVEMQEERTQQKNRDKAMKIIRARVADHFAQIAQDEQDAERKSTIGTGDRSERIRTYNFPQNRVTDHRIGLTLQKLDTILSGKMDEIIDALVMYDQTQKLESLNN; encoded by the coding sequence ATGAACATTTATGATCAATTACAGGCGGTTGAAGACCGTTATGAAGAGTTAGGCGAATTATTGAGTGACCCAGAAGTCGTTTCAGACACCAAGCGTTTTATGGCCTTGTCAAAAGAAGAAGCTAGTACACGTGATACTGTAACAACCTACCGTGAGTATAAACAAGTAATCCAAGCCATTGCTGATGCGGAAGAAATGATTAAGGATGCCAGTGGTGATCCTGAATTAGAAGAAATGGCTAAGGAAGAATTAAAAGAGTCTAAAGCTGCTAAGGAAGACTACGAAGAAAAACTTAAAATCCTCCTCTTGCCGAAAGATCCGAATGATGATAAAAATATCATTTTGGAAATCCGTGGAGCTGCCGGTGGTGACGAGGCTGCCCTTTTTGCTGGTGACCTTTTGACCATGTACCAAAAATTTGCTGAAAGCCAAGGCTGGCGTTTTGAGGTCATGGAAGCCTCTTATAATGGAGTTGGTGGTATCAAAGAAGTTGTTGCCATGGTTTCTGGTCAGTCTGTTTATTCTAAATTGAAATACGAATCTGGTGCTCACCGTGTGCAGCGTGTTCCTGTAACAGAAAGCCAAGGCCGTGTCCATACGTCAACAGCAACAGTTCTTATTATGCCAGAAGTAGAAGAAGTAGAATACGACATTGATCCTAAAGATTTGCGTGTTGATATTTACCATGCTTCAGGTGCAGGTGGTCAGAATGTCAATAAAGTGGCAACTGCCGTTCGTATCGTTCACTTGCCAACCAATATTAAAGTGGAAATGCAAGAAGAACGGACACAACAAAAAAACCGTGACAAAGCGATGAAAATTATTCGTGCCCGTGTGGCTGACCATTTTGCCCAGATTGCTCAAGACGAACAAGACGCTGAACGTAAATCAACCATTGGTACAGGTGACCGTTCAGAACGTATTCGTACCTACAATTTCCCGCAGAATCGTGTGACGGATCACCGTATTGGCTTGACCTTACAAAAGTTGGATACTATTTTGTCTGGAAAGATGGATGAAATCATTGATGCCCTTGTCATGTATGACCAAACACAGAAATTGGAATCTCTCAATAACTAA
- a CDS encoding nucleoid-associated protein, whose amino-acid sequence MLDSYIKRIVIHQFSPNDTELLLSDRLVSITPRIDEYFRKKLAKVFSDEAKRGQFEPDNAFFATISDDLLETSVTLAQLWKEAFVIAEDQKTNDLVFIQFDKDGEPFFAFLRIALKEQFAHLSDNYEHPFTVTQNNLPSPTQTPDEALVINLKSGQYYLIEKRVKHNGSFEHYFSETLLKVKPEQSVKKSIKMIEQTAQKIAENFNQDDFAFQSKMKSTLFNQLEADDTLSPEKLADQLFDDNLTARLTFVDQVKEAIPEPIKISDIDHSRQIKKLESQKLSLSNGIELTVPNAIYQDAESVEFLLNDDGTYSILIKNIEDIKTK is encoded by the coding sequence ATGTTAGACAGTTATATCAAACGTATCGTTATTCATCAGTTTTCCCCTAATGACACAGAATTATTACTATCTGATCGCTTGGTGAGCATTACACCACGCATTGATGAGTATTTTCGGAAAAAATTAGCTAAAGTATTTTCAGATGAGGCTAAGAGAGGTCAATTTGAGCCTGATAATGCCTTTTTTGCAACTATCAGTGATGATCTTTTAGAAACCTCCGTCACCCTTGCTCAATTATGGAAAGAAGCATTTGTCATTGCAGAGGATCAAAAAACCAATGATTTGGTGTTTATTCAGTTCGATAAAGATGGAGAACCCTTCTTTGCCTTCCTACGAATTGCCTTAAAAGAGCAGTTCGCTCACCTTTCTGATAATTATGAACACCCTTTTACGGTAACACAGAATAATTTGCCGAGTCCTACCCAAACACCGGACGAAGCACTGGTCATTAATCTTAAATCTGGTCAGTATTATTTGATTGAGAAACGTGTGAAACATAATGGTAGTTTTGAACATTATTTTTCGGAGACTCTTTTAAAGGTTAAACCTGAACAGTCAGTTAAAAAATCAATCAAAATGATTGAACAAACGGCTCAGAAAATTGCAGAGAACTTTAATCAAGATGATTTTGCTTTCCAATCCAAGATGAAGTCAACGCTTTTTAACCAATTAGAAGCTGATGATACCTTATCACCAGAAAAATTAGCTGATCAGCTCTTTGATGATAATTTAACGGCCCGTTTAACCTTTGTGGACCAAGTCAAAGAAGCGATTCCAGAACCCATAAAAATCAGTGATATTGATCATTCCAGACAAATCAAAAAACTAGAAAGCCAAAAATTATCGTTGTCAAATGGCATAGAGTTGACCGTGCCAAATGCTATTTATCAGGATGCCGAATCAGTCGAATTCCTGTTAAATGATGATGGGACTTATTCCATCTTAATTAAGAACATAGAGGATATTAAAACAAAATAA
- the prmC gene encoding peptide chain release factor N(5)-glutamine methyltransferase encodes MNYATLIRTYEDKLEQIGEDRENLAYVFRELKEWSSLDFLLHQNQEVSSDDCLILEKIFMDLSQHLSPQYLTGRAYFRDLQLSVDQRVLIPRPETEELVDLILAENPDTPLSALDIGTGSGAIAISLKKERPAWQLTASDISSDALSLAQDNASHYQLDITFIVSDVFSQLSGTFDMIVSNPPYIAYEDKDEVGLNVYQSEPHLALFAAEDGYAIYRRIIEEASNYLSEKGKLYFEIGYKQGEGIKALVNTHFPQKRVRVLKDVFGKERMVVVDHGTIS; translated from the coding sequence ATGAACTATGCTACATTAATCAGGACTTATGAAGATAAACTGGAACAAATAGGTGAGGATCGCGAAAACCTCGCCTATGTTTTTAGGGAACTAAAAGAGTGGTCTAGCCTTGATTTCTTACTTCACCAAAATCAAGAAGTAAGTTCAGATGACTGCCTGATTTTGGAAAAGATTTTCATGGATCTAAGCCAGCATTTATCTCCTCAATATCTAACAGGACGGGCTTATTTTAGAGATCTTCAGCTTTCCGTGGACCAAAGAGTTTTAATTCCAAGGCCCGAAACGGAAGAACTAGTAGACTTGATTTTAGCTGAAAATCCCGATACACCGTTGAGTGCTTTGGATATTGGAACAGGTAGTGGAGCGATTGCTATTTCTCTCAAGAAAGAAAGACCTGCTTGGCAGTTAACAGCATCTGACATTTCAAGTGACGCCCTGAGCTTAGCCCAAGATAATGCTAGCCATTATCAGCTTGATATAACTTTTATCGTTTCGGATGTTTTTAGTCAACTTTCAGGAACCTTTGATATGATTGTGTCAAATCCCCCCTATATTGCCTACGAGGATAAGGATGAGGTAGGTTTAAATGTCTACCAGTCAGAACCCCATTTAGCTCTTTTTGCAGCAGAAGACGGTTATGCCATCTACCGAAGGATTATTGAAGAGGCTTCGAATTACCTAAGTGAAAAAGGGAAGCTTTACTTTGAAATTGGTTATAAGCAGGGAGAGGGCATTAAAGCACTTGTTAACACTCATTTTCCTCAAAAACGGGTTCGGGTCTTAAAGGATGTATTTGGTAAAGAAAGGATGGTCGTCGTCGATCATGGAACGATTAGCTAG
- a CDS encoding L-threonylcarbamoyladenylate synthase, with amino-acid sequence MERLASIIESGGALVLPTETVYGLFAKALDEKAVNAVYDLKQRPRDKAMNLNVADFDSILAFSKEQPTYLEKLYQAFLPGPLTVILKANDRVPHWINSGLATVGFRLPSHPITAALIQKTGPLIGPSANLSGKPSGKVFDQIIQDFDFQVIGYADDPFLTGKDSTILDLSGESPVILRQGAITKEELVGKIPELHF; translated from the coding sequence ATGGAACGATTAGCTAGTATCATTGAATCAGGTGGCGCTCTTGTGTTACCGACAGAAACGGTTTATGGTCTTTTTGCCAAGGCTTTGGATGAAAAAGCGGTGAACGCGGTTTATGACTTAAAACAGAGACCTCGCGATAAGGCAATGAATCTGAATGTTGCTGATTTTGATAGCATTTTAGCTTTTTCAAAAGAACAGCCAACATACCTTGAAAAACTTTATCAAGCATTTTTACCTGGACCTTTGACAGTTATTTTAAAGGCGAATGATCGTGTGCCTCACTGGATAAATTCTGGACTAGCAACCGTTGGTTTTCGACTGCCCAGTCATCCGATTACTGCAGCGCTAATTCAAAAAACTGGCCCTTTAATCGGTCCTTCTGCCAACTTATCTGGTAAACCCAGTGGTAAGGTTTTTGATCAGATTATACAAGATTTTGATTTTCAAGTGATTGGTTATGCGGATGATCCTTTTCTAACAGGTAAGGATTCAACGATTTTAGATTTGTCAGGCGAAAGCCCTGTGATTTTACGCCAAGGTGCTATTACGAAGGAAGAGTTAGTAGGCAAGATACCTGAGCTTCATTTTTAG
- a CDS encoding GNAT family N-acetyltransferase, translating to MLRPLSKADCPSLKEINDKALGYCVSIDLVESQFERLIDDGHHYFLAYDDEDTHQLVGYAHAECYETLYTDKGLNVLALAVLPDYQGKGIGSSLVAGLEALAKEEEFAFIRLNSASHRTEAHGFYRKLNYVDDKTQLRFIKKL from the coding sequence ATGTTGAGACCATTAAGTAAAGCAGATTGTCCATCACTAAAGGAGATTAATGATAAAGCCTTAGGGTATTGTGTCTCAATCGATTTGGTGGAAAGTCAATTCGAACGATTGATAGATGATGGCCATCATTATTTTCTAGCCTATGATGATGAGGATACTCATCAATTAGTAGGGTATGCTCATGCAGAATGCTACGAGACACTTTACACAGATAAGGGCCTTAATGTCTTGGCTTTAGCCGTTTTACCAGATTACCAAGGAAAAGGCATTGGAAGTTCTTTGGTAGCAGGGTTAGAAGCACTTGCCAAAGAAGAAGAATTTGCTTTTATTCGCCTGAATTCTGCTAGTCACCGCACAGAAGCGCATGGTTTTTATCGAAAACTGAATTATGTGGATGATAAAACACAATTGCGTTTCATTAAGAAATTATAA
- the glyA gene encoding serine hydroxymethyltransferase — protein MIFDQDNFEAFDEDLWDAIHAEEERQEHNIELIASENMVSKAVMAAQGSVLTNKYAEGYPGNRYYGGTECVDIVETLAIERAKQLFGASFANVQAHSGSQANAAAYMALIEAGDTVLGMDLAAGGHLTHGSPVNFSGKTYHFVGYSVNADTEMLDYDAILEQVKAVQPKLIVAGASAYSRSIDFAKFRDIADQVGAYLMVDMAHIAGLVAAGLHPNPVSYAHIVTSTTHKTLRGPRGGLILTNDEALAKKINSAIFPGLQGGPLEHVIAAKAVAFKEALDPSFKDYAQAIIDNTAAMAAVFEQDERFRLISGGTDNHVFLVDVTKVIANGKLAQNLLDEVNITLNKNAIPFETLSPFKTSGIRIGCAAITSRGMGVKESQTIAHLIIKALVNHNQETILEEVRQEVRQLTDAFPLYKK, from the coding sequence ATGATTTTTGATCAAGATAATTTTGAAGCTTTTGATGAAGACCTTTGGGATGCTATTCATGCTGAAGAAGAAAGACAAGAACACAATATTGAATTAATTGCCTCTGAAAATATGGTCTCAAAAGCTGTCATGGCAGCTCAAGGATCTGTTTTGACGAATAAGTATGCAGAAGGCTACCCTGGTAATCGCTATTATGGCGGAACAGAATGTGTGGATATTGTCGAAACGCTTGCTATTGAACGCGCTAAACAGCTTTTTGGTGCTTCATTTGCTAATGTTCAAGCTCATTCTGGCAGTCAAGCTAATGCAGCAGCATATATGGCTTTGATTGAAGCTGGCGATACTGTCTTAGGGATGGATTTGGCAGCAGGTGGACACCTTACTCATGGATCACCGGTCAATTTTTCAGGGAAAACCTACCATTTTGTAGGTTATTCAGTAAATGCTGATACGGAAATGTTAGATTATGATGCCATTTTGGAGCAGGTTAAAGCTGTCCAACCTAAATTGATTGTTGCAGGGGCTTCGGCTTATTCTAGAAGCATTGATTTTGCAAAGTTTCGTGATATTGCTGATCAAGTTGGTGCTTATTTAATGGTAGATATGGCTCACATCGCTGGTCTTGTGGCAGCAGGTTTACATCCTAATCCTGTTTCTTACGCGCACATTGTTACTTCAACAACTCACAAAACCTTACGTGGTCCTCGTGGTGGATTGATATTAACCAATGATGAAGCTCTTGCTAAAAAGATTAACTCAGCCATTTTCCCAGGTCTACAAGGAGGACCTCTTGAGCATGTGATTGCTGCCAAAGCGGTTGCTTTTAAAGAAGCCTTGGATCCATCCTTTAAAGACTACGCACAGGCTATTATTGATAACACTGCGGCTATGGCAGCAGTGTTTGAGCAAGATGAGCGCTTCCGCCTTATTTCTGGTGGGACAGATAATCATGTTTTCTTGGTAGATGTTACCAAAGTGATTGCAAATGGTAAGTTAGCTCAAAATCTTCTCGATGAGGTTAATATTACTCTAAATAAAAATGCCATTCCTTTTGAAACCTTATCTCCTTTTAAAACATCAGGCATTCGTATTGGTTGTGCAGCTATAACCAGTCGTGGCATGGGAGTTAAAGAAAGTCAGACTATCGCTCACCTCATTATCAAAGCCTTGGTTAATCATAATCAAGAAACTATTCTTGAAGAGGTTCGTCAGGAAGTGCGTCAATTAACAGATGCTTTTCCACTCTATAAAAAATAA
- the guaC gene encoding GMP reductase: MFNDIPVFDYEDIQLIPNKCIITSRSQADTSVTLGKYQFKLPVIPANMQTIIDETIAEQLAKEGYFYIMHRFDEDSRKPFIKRMHEQGLIASISVGVKAYEYEFVTSLKEDAPEFITIDIAHGHANSVIDMIKHIKTELPETFVIAGNVGTPAAVRELENAGADATKVGIGPGKVCITKVKTGFGTGGWQLAALRWCAKAARKPIIADGGIRTHGDIAKSIRFGASMVMIGSLFAGHIESPGKTVEVDGETFKEYYGSASEYQKGEHKNVEGKKILLPTKGHLSDTLTEMQQDLQSSISYAGGKDLDSLRHVDYVIVKNSIWNGDSI; this comes from the coding sequence ATGTTTAATGACATCCCTGTATTTGATTATGAAGATATTCAACTGATTCCTAACAAGTGCATTATTACTAGTCGTTCACAAGCAGATACAAGTGTAACACTCGGAAAATACCAGTTCAAGCTACCAGTTATCCCAGCAAATATGCAAACAATTATTGATGAAACAATTGCTGAGCAGTTAGCAAAAGAGGGTTATTTTTATATTATGCATCGTTTTGATGAAGATAGCCGCAAACCTTTTATCAAACGCATGCATGAACAAGGCTTGATTGCATCAATCTCTGTTGGGGTTAAAGCTTACGAATATGAATTTGTGACTTCTTTGAAAGAGGATGCTCCTGAGTTTATTACCATTGATATTGCTCATGGTCATGCTAACAGTGTTATTGATATGATTAAGCATATCAAAACTGAATTACCAGAAACATTTGTCATTGCTGGAAATGTTGGTACGCCAGCAGCTGTACGGGAACTCGAAAACGCAGGTGCTGATGCCACTAAAGTAGGTATTGGTCCAGGAAAAGTTTGTATTACTAAAGTAAAAACAGGTTTCGGTACAGGTGGTTGGCAGTTAGCAGCACTGCGCTGGTGCGCAAAGGCAGCTCGTAAGCCTATCATTGCTGATGGTGGGATTCGCACACATGGTGATATCGCTAAATCCATCCGCTTTGGAGCGAGTATGGTCATGATTGGTTCGCTTTTTGCAGGGCATATTGAAAGTCCTGGAAAAACAGTAGAAGTGGATGGTGAAACGTTTAAAGAATATTATGGCTCGGCGTCAGAATATCAAAAAGGCGAGCATAAAAATGTAGAAGGTAAAAAAATCTTACTGCCTACAAAAGGCCATTTATCAGACACCCTGACTGAAATGCAACAAGATTTGCAATCGTCCATTTCTTACGCGGGTGGTAAAGATTTAGACAGTTTGCGTCATGTTGATTATGTTATTGTCAAAAATTCCATTTGGAATGGTGATTCTATTTAA
- a CDS encoding 4-oxalocrotonate tautomerase has product MPFVTIDLFEGRSQNQKNQLAREVTEVVSRIAEAPQESIHVFINDMPEGSYFPQGEMKRKL; this is encoded by the coding sequence ATGCCATTTGTAACCATTGACCTTTTTGAAGGTCGTAGCCAAAATCAAAAAAATCAATTAGCACGTGAAGTGACTGAAGTCGTCTCACGCATCGCTGAAGCACCTCAAGAAAGCATTCATGTTTTTATTAACGACATGCCAGAAGGGTCTTATTTCCCACAAGGTGAAATGAAACGAAAATTATAA
- a CDS encoding nucleobase:cation symporter-2 family protein — protein MIHSTKQEHSHSQSAVLGLQHVLSMYAGSILVPIMIAGALGYSARELTYLISTDIFMCGLATFLQLKLTKHTGVGLPVVLGCAFQSVAPLSIIGAQQGSGAMFGALIASGIYVILVAGIFSKIARFFPPIVTGSVITVIGLSLVGVAMGNMGDNVKEPTAQSMILSLLTIVIILLVQKFTKGFVKSISILIGLVAGTLVSTMMGLVDITPVAEASWIHVPTPFYFGMPTFEITSIVMMCIIATVSMVESTGVYLALSDLTNDQLDEKRLRNGYRSEGIAVFLGGLFNTFPYTGFSQNVGLVQISGIKTRRPIYYAAGILVVIGLLPKFGAMAQMIPSPVLGGAMLVLFGMVALQGMQMLNRVDFQKNEYNFIIAAVSISAGLGFNGTNLFASLPETAQMFLTNGIVIATLTSVVLNLLLNSKDY, from the coding sequence ATGATACATTCAACAAAGCAAGAACATTCTCACTCGCAATCAGCTGTCCTTGGCTTACAGCATGTGCTTTCGATGTATGCCGGATCTATTTTAGTACCAATTATGATTGCAGGTGCTTTAGGTTATTCCGCTAGAGAGTTGACTTACCTGATTTCGACAGATATTTTCATGTGTGGTTTGGCTACTTTCTTACAGTTAAAGTTAACCAAGCATACGGGAGTGGGATTACCAGTTGTTTTAGGATGTGCTTTTCAATCAGTGGCACCTCTCTCCATTATTGGAGCGCAGCAAGGTTCAGGTGCCATGTTTGGAGCCCTAATTGCGTCAGGAATTTATGTCATTTTAGTGGCAGGTATTTTTTCTAAGATTGCTCGTTTCTTCCCACCAATTGTTACAGGATCGGTCATTACCGTTATTGGTTTAAGTCTCGTAGGTGTTGCTATGGGGAATATGGGAGATAACGTCAAAGAGCCTACGGCACAAAGCATGATTTTATCATTGTTGACGATTGTCATTATTCTTTTAGTCCAAAAATTTACCAAAGGTTTTGTGAAATCCATTTCCATTTTGATTGGGCTTGTAGCGGGAACTTTGGTTTCAACCATGATGGGATTAGTAGATATAACTCCTGTTGCAGAGGCTTCTTGGATTCATGTGCCAACCCCATTTTATTTTGGCATGCCAACTTTTGAAATCACTTCTATTGTGATGATGTGTATCATCGCAACGGTTTCTATGGTTGAATCAACAGGTGTCTACTTAGCGCTCTCAGATTTGACTAATGATCAATTAGATGAAAAACGTTTGCGCAATGGTTATCGCTCAGAAGGGATCGCAGTCTTTCTCGGTGGGTTATTTAACACCTTCCCTTATACTGGTTTTTCTCAAAATGTTGGACTTGTCCAAATCTCAGGTATTAAAACCCGTCGTCCGATTTACTACGCAGCAGGTATCCTTGTGGTCATTGGTTTACTCCCTAAATTTGGAGCAATGGCGCAAATGATTCCAAGCCCAGTTCTTGGTGGAGCTATGCTTGTTCTCTTTGGTATGGTTGCTCTTCAAGGAATGCAAATGCTTAATCGTGTTGATTTCCAAAAGAACGAGTATAATTTTATTATTGCTGCTGTTTCCATTTCGGCTGGCTTAGGGTTTAATGGCACCAATCTTTTTGCTAGTTTACCAGAGACAGCTCAAATGTTCTTAACGAATGGTATTGTGATTGCCACTTTGACATCTGTTGTCTTAAACCTGCTCTTAAATAGTAAAGATTATTAA
- a CDS encoding FAD:protein FMN transferase, protein MFVTQQLKLMGTVIDIHIASNKAPQQLQTVITLLHTYNHRFSANDSTSELMVINRAAGVKAVRAHSDLLTLIQIGKSHSLAAPSNLNIAIGPLVQTWRIGFPDANLPSPELISQQLALTDPQNIRINQTNQTVFLTRSGMSLDLGALAKGYIADNIMAYLIEDGVEFALINLGGNVLVHGPNPKSPDKTFRIGIQEPGARRGKHLGLIKVNNHSVVTSGIYERQFTAKGKQYHHILDRQTGYPIETDMLSLTVMAPSSLDCEIWTTRLFGLDKATVISCLNNLKHIEGLVVTKDQKIWMSNGLRPYFQAMY, encoded by the coding sequence ATGTTTGTTACGCAACAATTAAAACTAATGGGAACTGTTATTGATATCCATATTGCATCCAACAAAGCTCCTCAACAACTTCAGACGGTGATTACCCTATTACATACTTACAATCATCGTTTTTCTGCCAATGATTCTACTTCTGAATTGATGGTTATTAATAGGGCAGCTGGTGTCAAAGCCGTCCGTGCCCACTCTGATTTGCTGACTCTTATTCAAATTGGTAAATCACATAGCCTAGCTGCGCCAAGTAATTTGAATATCGCTATCGGGCCACTTGTCCAAACCTGGCGAATCGGCTTTCCTGATGCTAATCTACCCAGTCCTGAGCTTATCTCACAACAATTAGCCCTCACCGATCCCCAAAACATTAGAATTAATCAGACCAATCAAACCGTTTTCTTAACACGATCTGGAATGTCACTTGATTTGGGTGCCTTAGCTAAGGGTTACATTGCAGATAATATCATGGCTTATCTCATCGAAGACGGGGTCGAATTTGCCCTAATCAATTTAGGAGGAAACGTCTTAGTTCATGGACCTAATCCGAAAAGCCCTGACAAGACTTTTCGAATTGGAATTCAAGAACCAGGTGCCAGACGAGGCAAGCACTTGGGACTCATCAAGGTCAACAATCACTCTGTAGTGACCTCTGGTATTTATGAAAGGCAGTTTACAGCCAAAGGGAAACAGTATCATCATATCTTAGATCGTCAGACAGGCTATCCTATAGAAACAGATATGCTCAGCTTAACGGTCATGGCTCCTTCTTCTTTGGATTGTGAAATATGGACTACCCGACTCTTTGGACTCGATAAAGCCACCGTTATTAGCTGTTTAAATAATCTAAAACACATTGAAGGACTTGTGGTCACAAAAGATCAAAAAATCTGGATGTCAAATGGACTAAGACCATACTTCCAAGCCATGTATTAG